In the Silvanigrella aquatica genome, AAATTTAGTAGAAACAATAGTTGGTGGTTTGATATCAAATATATGCACTTCTTTTATATTCGAAAGAGCGGCAAGTCTTTTCAGAACTTGTGATGTTAAAAAGCTCGATGCTCCTGTTAAGCCAATTCTTTCATGCATTTGTATATTGTCCATATTTCCTAGCCTATTTTCTTTCATATTGAAGCTTCCGGCATTTTCACATATACCACGGTACCATGAGCCCAAAGAGCTTGTATGTTCTTTAAAAATAACAAAGGAACGATCGTGTCAGAATTAAAAAATAAAAAAAACCAAAGAGATATCCAATTAGGCCTCGCCCCCATGGAAGGTGTGACTTGCCTCGCCACACGACTTTGGTTTTCCGTGACATCGACACCAGATTTTGCCATGACGCCTTTTCTGCGTGTGACTAGAGACTACCCTTGGAAACGGGTTGCTTCAACGTATGCAGCAGAAATTTTTGACCTAAAAGACTTTACCTCTTACCGTTTGATCCCCCAATTGATGGGAAATTCTCCCGAAGACCTCGAGCGGATTGCGTTACCTTTGCTACAGGGAACCTCCTTTGTCGATGTCAATTGCGGATGCCCTTCCCCTAAAGTGGTGGGAAGTCATGCCGGAAGTGGCTTGCTTGAAAAACAGGATGTGTTTGAATCCTTTTTAGAAGGACTTGAAGAACGCCTAGGCCATGGGCAATTTAGCATAAAAATGCGCTCGGGGTTTTTATCTCATGAGGAGTTTCCCCAACTTCTCAAAATTGTTTCTAAAAAAAATATCGCCCAGCTCACATTGCACGCCCGCACGCGAAAAGATCGCTATACTGGTCATGCCAAATGGGATTTAATCGATTTAGCAACCTTAAGTTGCCCGTTTCCCGTTGTAGGCTCGGGAGATATTATCAATGCCGAAAGTCTTGCCCAATTCTTAAGAATTGCTCCAAAAATTGATAAAGTCATCATTGGACGAGGAGCTCTTAGAAACCCTTGGATTTTCAATGAATTAAGAAGTAACAAAGCGGTTGAAATAACCGTGAGCACTCTTCTGCTTTCCTTATCCTGCTATGCCGTTTTACAAGAACTTTTAGCCCGCGAACCCCTGAAACTTTTTGCTCTTGTAAAAGCAGGATTATTTTTAGAAGCTTGCGAAACCGATGAAAATAAATGGGAAAAATTATATCATAAATTAACTGAAACTTTATATGGACAATCTGTTCCGCCATCCTCTCTTCAACTTGATAGAGCCAGTTTTGCCAGAGTGAAAATGATTTGGAATTCTTTGCGGAGTTCTTTAGGATCTGCTTTTATGAATCCACTTATTTTAAGGACTTCTAGCTTTTCTGATTTTGAAAAAGAAATTTTAAATACAGCTAAAGTGAGCAGTTCGCAATTGTTACTTAACCACAATCCTCAATATGATTGGATTTATTCAGGAGCAAAATCAAATGGAAACGAACCCACCTGAAAATTTATACAAAATGGAAAATAAATCTAAAGAAAATTCGATTCCTGAAAAAGATGATGCATCTAAACTCTGGGAACAATATCAATTGCAGCAGAACAAAAAAAAATGGGGGACTTGTATTTTATTTTCTTTTGTCATAGTTATTATTGTTATTCTTGTGTTCGTTGGGCTTTATATCGTACTTTCAACATCAGATCCCCTCAGCAGTCTATAATTTTGACCTCAATCACTATTGATTTGTTTTTTTGCGACCGATAAGATATTTGTTAGTACAGATAAATAATACCACTAACTTTTTCATCATTTATACATAAAAAAATGATCAGGAAGTGGCGCGCCTGATTATTTCGTTATGTAACCAGGATGTCATATGGGCAGTTTTGACAGAAAAGTGCTTGTTCTCGATTCAAGATACGAACCCGTTAAAGTCGTCACAATGGAATTAGGATTTGTTCTTCTCTATGCAGGAAGAGTCACATCTGTTCAAGATTCCGATCGTGTCATTCATGGCGTCTCGCGAAGTTGGAAAGTCCCTTGGATAGTCCGACTGGAAGGGTGTCGCCCCCGCACAAAAAGGCTAAATGGCCCCCGATTCTCAAGACAAAATATTTATTTACGCGATGGTTTTCGTTGCCAATATTGCCAATGTCTTGGCTTGGCTTCCACTCTCACACTCGATCACCTCCTTCCCTCAGCCAAGGGAGGAAAAACCACCTGGGAAAATATCGTAACAGCCTGCAAAAGCTGCAATATGAAAAAAGGCGCAAAAACCATTGAAGAATTGGGCATAAAGTTACAACGTCCTCCCTCACGCCCCCAATTGCACCCTACAGCCTTGTTTCCTTTACGTTACGGGATTACTACAAAGAATTCACCACCGGTTTGGTTACCTTATTTAGATCTTTCCGTAGCCGATCGCGCATTGGCGCTGGGCTTTGAAGCTTCCCCTGTATTTATTCCGGTATTTCAGCAAGATCCGGGCATTCAAGTTTGAATTTTATGATACAAAATTAATTATTTTTCCTGAATTAACGAAGGAAAAATAATTAATTTAATGCTTATTATTTCTTTTTTACTGACCATGAAGATCGATCATCTTCTTCTGTATATGATGAAAATTTTTCATCCAAGTTAGGGATAAAATTTGTTAGACGAGCTGGAAAATGTTTTTTAATAATTTCTTCATAAAGAAGAGGTCCTGTTAACTCTGTTGTTACGAATGTATTAGGCTTTATGCCATCGTATCTATAAAATTTAGTCCTGTTTGTTGAATTAAGATAAACTTCATAGTTTGCATTTTCAATTGCAACTCTCACGCCACGGTAGTTTTTAATTAAATCTTCATAATTTATAATTATTTTATTTCTTAATTGATTCAAAAAATCATTTTCTCTTTTCATTTTATGAGAAGCAATAATATTATTATTTAAATTTCCAGCCATTTTAAAAATACCTTCAATAACATAAACTTTACCTATCTTATTAAAAAGATCTTCAAATTTTAAATGACTAAACCTATTCATATGAGCTTTCATTTTTACAAACATAAATTTATAAGTATCAGGAATTTTTTTATCACTCATAAGATGATCATAATAATAAGTTGAATATTTTCTTCCAGAAATTTGTAAATTATTAAAAAGAGATTCATACATAGCAATATTTATATTTTTTAATAAATCATTATCTAATTTCTGCATTTTAAGAAGCTCTTCTTTTTCTAATTTACCACTAAAAATATTAACTTCATTTTTTAAAGTGGGTAAAATATCGACATCAATATAAATTCCACCTTTTTGTATTAATACCTCTAAACGCACCATATCGGAAGCAGCAGCTAAATTCATTCTTTCATTCATCTCTTTTTTATAATATGGTGCCAATTTTGAATTTAGCATAACCTCTTTCACATCGTGAAGAATCACATTTTTATTTTTCGCTAAAAAATCGGACATATTTTCAGTGAATTCTTTTTTTAATTGTTGACTATTTCTTTTTAAAAACTGTCCTTTATCGATTATATTTTTATCAATTAAAAATTGAATTCTATCATTATCAGTTATAATATCTTTATTTTTAACTCCGACATAAAACTCATCTTGCATATCTATAATTTGTTTTGCCATAAAAGTCCTAATATCATTAGTGTTCATAATATTATAATCTTCTAATGAAATAAGACCATTAGGATCAATTTTTTTTCTAATTTGAGAACTTGTTTGATATACATATAATGAATTTGGATCATACCAAATATGTATTTTATATTCAGGATTTACTTTCGCCCAAATTTCGATATAACTTTTTTGAATTTCACCCAAATTTCCTCCCAACCAAACAAAATGCAAATCTTTTAGAATTTTTTTTGCGTAGCTATCATAAATTTGAAATAATTTTTTATAAACTAATGAAAATTTATTACTATTTATCATATTTTTTGCATCTATTTTATCCAATGAAACCATGATATCTAATAATAATTTTTTTTCCAATTTCTCATTAGATGCGGTTTTTTTTAATTCTTCCTTATATTTATTCATTAAGGAAAAAGCATTTGATTTATTAATATATTTTTCACTTAATGTTAATGAACTTTTAAGATTTTTCTTAGCATCTTGAAGTAAATTGAGTCTTTCTTGAATCTGATTTTGGATAGGAAAATCTTGAATATTTAGTTGATCATGATTTATTGAATATAATTTTAAAGGAGCCATTAAGAAAAATATAAAAATACAATAAATTACTCTATTGCTAAAAAATTTTACAGACATAAAGTTCCTTTATAAACTATAAACTTATAAGCGCAAATTTAACAACTAAATACATGAGATTATTTTATTGAAACGAATTTATTTGTAATAGATATGATATTTTTATAGCTTTAAATTTTCAACATCAAAATTATGATGTTTTAAAAAAATTAGGTAATACAACTCGCCTTTGCAAGCAAAGATGGAAAAGAGAGCATTATGACAGAACTCAAAGATCAATTTATTGATGTGAATGGCTATAAAACCCGCTTTTGGTCTCAAGGAAGTGCAGATTCTGTAATCATACTGCTACATGGCTTTGCCTTGTCCGTGGAGCTCTGGGAACAAAATATCAATGAGCTTGCCCAAGATCACAGGGTTATTGCTCTCGACCTACTGGGTTTCGGCCTGACAGATAAGCCCAAAGGCAAACATGATATCAACATTTTTCCGGACTTTGTTTACGCATTCATGCAAAAAATGAATATATTAAAGGCACATTTAGTCGGCCACTCCATGGGAGGACTCATAGCGACCCGTCTCGCACAAATTCATCCTGAAAGCATTTTATCACTTATCATTTTAAGTGGTGCCGGATTTAAAAAAAACATACCCATTCATTTCCGCATTTTTTCACTTCCCTTTATTGGGGAAATTCTAGCAAGACCCAACAAAAGAGGTCTGGAAAGCGCTCTTCGCAAAAATACATATGAAAGAATTGATGCCACAAAAAAATTAGCGGAGAAATTATATGAATTTTCCTTACACCCCGAAATGGCAGCTCTTCTGTTAAAGGTAACAAGGACAGCTATTAATTTTTTTGGCTTTAAAAACAGTATATTGCGCACCATAAAAAAAGAATGCAACAAGTTAACAATGCCTGTTCTCATAATTTGGGGACAAAATGATTCTATTATTTATGTGAGTCATGCTTATACTGCAAATAAAATAATACCAAATTCTAAGCTTGTCATTTTCGATAATTGTGGTCACCTGCCCCAATTGGAGCATCCCAAAAAATTCAATAATCTTCTTCGAGAGTTTTATAAAAACATAGCTAAAAATACCTTTAATTAGCTGAAAATACTTAAAAAATACAACATTTTAAACCTTCCAATTTAATATATTTCATTGACAATCTCTGTTTAACAAGGTTTTATGAGGCTCTGTTTAATTGGCTAGTTGCCCAATCTATGGAGCCTGATATTTATGTCCACCAATGGAGCGCCTGTTTCAAATTTAAAAGTTATGATTGCTGGGTTTGCCGCCTTTGCTATGTTTTTTGGCTCTGGCAATCTCGTGTTTCCTCTTATGATGGGAAGCGAATCGCAATCAAATTGGATTTTTTCATCTTTTGGTTTGGCAATTACGGGCGTCTTAGTTCCTTTTTTGGGATTAGCGGCTTTAACTTGCTTAAAAGGTTCGCAAGATGCCTTTTTTAGATGGCTTGGTAAAATAGGAGCATGGGTTGTTCCCTTTCTTATTCTCCTTCTTATTGGACCATTTGGTGTAATCCCACGCTGTATCACAGTGGGTTTTGGAGCTTGGCAATCCTTTGTACCGACAACTCCTATTTGGATGTTTGCACTGGGATGCGTCATCGTTATTTGGTTTGCCACATATGGAAATGGCAAGATTGTCGATATTATTGGAAAATTCTTTACCCCGGTTAAACTCGGCGCTCTGGCTCTCGTGATCGGCGGCTCACTCTATTATGCACTAAACTCTAATATTGAAATTGCGCAAAGTTCTTTAACGCCCACAAGCTCTTTTAAAACAGGTTTTTTTGAAGGCTATCATACCATGGATCTCATGGCCGCTTTATTTTTTGGAGTGAGCCTTGTTCATTACTTTAAAACAAAAGATTCCGAAAATATTCCTTTTAAACCCACTTTGTCAGCCATGGCATTAGGAATGTTTTTATTAATGATTGTTTATATGGCTCTTGTTTATTTAGGTGCTGCTTACTCATCTCAAATTTCACATTTACCTGGTCCACAAATTCTTCCTGAAATTGCCCGAATTGCTTTAGGCAGCGCTTCAGATTACTTAATCTCATTTACCTTGGTTGTTTCCTGTTTAACGACAGCAGTCGCTCTCACCTCTGTTTCCGTAGACTTTTTATGCAATAAAATTCCTTTTTTAAGTAACAAACGTCAAATGACACTTGTCGCTTGTTTAGTTACCACATTTGTCATTGCGTTATCAGGATTTACCGGAATTATGTCTTTTATGGCTCCTATTTTAACGTTTCTTTACCCCTTCCTTATTGCTTTAGCTCTATTAAATATTTTAATGTATTCCATTAAATATATTAAAGTTCAAAAGAAGTTAAAAAGTCAGGAAGAAGCCGCTTAGTAACGATGAGCCTCTCATATAGACGTCTTGACTTAAAACAGGTACAAACAAAACCATTCACCAGAGGTGCCGTTACGCGGCTGAGATTGCCATAAGGCTAAACTCTTGGAACCTGATCTGGATCATACCAGCGTAGGAAGAGTGAAAAATGTTTGTCCTATTTATTTCATATTTTTAAAAATATCTTAATAATTTAATTTTATTAAATTATTATTTGATATTCTATTCTCCTCTAGAGCAAGAACGATTTTTGATGCTATTTATTTTGCTAATATATTTGAAACACTTCCAGCCGCTTATACTTGGATTGCATTAATTAAAAATAATAAAAATGAAATGAATGAACTTATCGAATGCTGTAATTTATATGGAAATAAGCAAACAATTGCTAGAATAGATTTTTTTCTAGAAAATCAGAGATGCTATAAGTTATACCGCGCAACGAACTGGTTTTTCTTCTGCTTTTATTGAAAAGGATTATTATTGTTCCTTAGTCCTAAAAATGCTTTATGAACATGATCAATTAAAAAATTTATTAATCT is a window encoding:
- a CDS encoding tRNA-dihydrouridine synthase family protein, whose translation is MSELKNKKNQRDIQLGLAPMEGVTCLATRLWFSVTSTPDFAMTPFLRVTRDYPWKRVASTYAAEIFDLKDFTSYRLIPQLMGNSPEDLERIALPLLQGTSFVDVNCGCPSPKVVGSHAGSGLLEKQDVFESFLEGLEERLGHGQFSIKMRSGFLSHEEFPQLLKIVSKKNIAQLTLHARTRKDRYTGHAKWDLIDLATLSCPFPVVGSGDIINAESLAQFLRIAPKIDKVIIGRGALRNPWIFNELRSNKAVEITVSTLLLSLSCYAVLQELLAREPLKLFALVKAGLFLEACETDENKWEKLYHKLTETLYGQSVPPSSLQLDRASFARVKMIWNSLRSSLGSAFMNPLILRTSSFSDFEKEILNTAKVSSSQLLLNHNPQYDWIYSGAKSNGNEPT
- a CDS encoding HNH endonuclease, encoding MGSFDRKVLVLDSRYEPVKVVTMELGFVLLYAGRVTSVQDSDRVIHGVSRSWKVPWIVRLEGCRPRTKRLNGPRFSRQNIYLRDGFRCQYCQCLGLASTLTLDHLLPSAKGGKTTWENIVTACKSCNMKKGAKTIEELGIKLQRPPSRPQLHPTALFPLRYGITTKNSPPVWLPYLDLSVADRALALGFEASPVFIPVFQQDPGIQV
- a CDS encoding TcdA/TcdB catalytic glycosyltransferase domain-containing protein, with product MSVKFFSNRVIYCIFIFFLMAPLKLYSINHDQLNIQDFPIQNQIQERLNLLQDAKKNLKSSLTLSEKYINKSNAFSLMNKYKEELKKTASNEKLEKKLLLDIMVSLDKIDAKNMINSNKFSLVYKKLFQIYDSYAKKILKDLHFVWLGGNLGEIQKSYIEIWAKVNPEYKIHIWYDPNSLYVYQTSSQIRKKIDPNGLISLEDYNIMNTNDIRTFMAKQIIDMQDEFYVGVKNKDIITDNDRIQFLIDKNIIDKGQFLKRNSQQLKKEFTENMSDFLAKNKNVILHDVKEVMLNSKLAPYYKKEMNERMNLAAASDMVRLEVLIQKGGIYIDVDILPTLKNEVNIFSGKLEKEELLKMQKLDNDLLKNINIAMYESLFNNLQISGRKYSTYYYDHLMSDKKIPDTYKFMFVKMKAHMNRFSHLKFEDLFNKIGKVYVIEGIFKMAGNLNNNIIASHKMKRENDFLNQLRNKIIINYEDLIKNYRGVRVAIENANYEVYLNSTNRTKFYRYDGIKPNTFVTTELTGPLLYEEIIKKHFPARLTNFIPNLDEKFSSYTEEDDRSSWSVKKK
- a CDS encoding alpha/beta fold hydrolase yields the protein MTELKDQFIDVNGYKTRFWSQGSADSVIILLHGFALSVELWEQNINELAQDHRVIALDLLGFGLTDKPKGKHDINIFPDFVYAFMQKMNILKAHLVGHSMGGLIATRLAQIHPESILSLIILSGAGFKKNIPIHFRIFSLPFIGEILARPNKRGLESALRKNTYERIDATKKLAEKLYEFSLHPEMAALLLKVTRTAINFFGFKNSILRTIKKECNKLTMPVLIIWGQNDSIIYVSHAYTANKIIPNSKLVIFDNCGHLPQLEHPKKFNNLLREFYKNIAKNTFN
- a CDS encoding branched-chain amino acid transport system II carrier protein; amino-acid sequence: MSTNGAPVSNLKVMIAGFAAFAMFFGSGNLVFPLMMGSESQSNWIFSSFGLAITGVLVPFLGLAALTCLKGSQDAFFRWLGKIGAWVVPFLILLLIGPFGVIPRCITVGFGAWQSFVPTTPIWMFALGCVIVIWFATYGNGKIVDIIGKFFTPVKLGALALVIGGSLYYALNSNIEIAQSSLTPTSSFKTGFFEGYHTMDLMAALFFGVSLVHYFKTKDSENIPFKPTLSAMALGMFLLMIVYMALVYLGAAYSSQISHLPGPQILPEIARIALGSASDYLISFTLVVSCLTTAVALTSVSVDFLCNKIPFLSNKRQMTLVACLVTTFVIALSGFTGIMSFMAPILTFLYPFLIALALLNILMYSIKYIKVQKKLKSQEEAA